A stretch of DNA from Microlunatus sp. Gsoil 973:
CGGCGTTGACCGGTGCCGGAATCTCCACCGACAGCGGCATCCCGGACTATCGCGGTCCGGAATCGCCTCGTGCGACGCCGATGATGTACGACGAGTTCGTCGGGTCGCACAAGGCCCGGCAGCGGTACTGGGCCCGGAGTTTCCTCGGCTGGCCGCGGATGCGCACCGCGGAGCCGAATGCCGGACATCGCGCCCTGGCCGAACTGGCGGCGTACGGACTGAACGGCCTGATCACCCAGAACGTCGACGGCCTGCATCATGCGGCCGGCAGTGAGCCGGTGATCGATCTGCACGGCAGGATCACCAAGATCATCTGTCTGGACTGTGGGCAGCTCACCGAGCGCGCCGACCACCAGCAACGCCTGCTCGACCTCAACCCGCAGATCGCCGGCAGCGAGGAGGATCTGCGACACGCCGAGTTCAGGCCGGACGGCGACGCGGTGGTCGACGACTGGAGCGACTTCCGGGTGGCGCCATGTCTGAACTGCGGCGGTGTGCTGAAACCGGATGTGATCTTCTTCGGCGAGAGCGTGCCCAAGGAACGGGTGCAGCGCTGCTACGACCTGATCGACTCCTCCGAGGCGTTGCTGGTCGCCGGATCATCACTGGCGGTGATGAGCGGGCTGCGGTTCGTCCGGCACGACGCCAGGCGGGGCAGACCGGTGATCATCGTCAACCGCGGCGCCACCCGCGGGGACGATCTTGCCAACCTCAGGATCGATGCCGGCACATCGGAGGTGCTGACCGGATTGGTAGCCCGCCTGCGTGACGGGTACCGGCCGGTCGGGCACTGATCGAGGAGGGCAGAGGCATGGCTCGGAGCACCAGAGGAAGGGGTCTGATCGCCAAGGACCCGATCCACGTCCGGCTGATGAAGCGGGTCGAGACGACGCCGGCACTGAATCCCGGGGTCGGGTTGCTGCGGCGGGTCGCCGAACCGCTCACCGGCTCGCCGGCCCGGACCCGGGCGCTGCAGGGCAACTGGACGGGCCACGCGATCCACCCGCCGCTGACCGACGTCCCGATCGGAGCGTGGGTGTCGGCCAGCCTGCTCGATCTGCTGGGCGGCCGGTCCGCACGACCAGCGGCGACGCGGCTGATCGGGCTTGGCATCCTCGCCACGGTGCCGACGGTCCTGACCGGGCTGGCGGAGTGGCGGAGCATCGACCCCGAGTCCCAGCGGGTGGGCGTACTGCATGCGTCGGTGAACTCGGTTGCGCTGAGCCTCTACACCGCATCCTGGTTCGCCCGGCATCGCGACCGGCACGGCAACGGCGTGCTGCTGGCGCTGGCCGGTGGCTCGGTCGCCGGACTCGGCGCCTATCTCGGCGGGCATCTGACCGAGGTCCGCAAGATCTCCACCCGCCACCCGGGGTTCGATCGCTGAGCTCAGACCTCAGTTGCCGCCGAAGAAGTCCCCGAACATGTCGCCGATCCCGTCGAAGGCGTCGCCGATGCCGTCGCCGATGCCCTCGAAACCCTCACCGATGCCCTCACCGATCGCGCCGATGCCCTGGCCGAGGCCGCTGAACAGCCCGCCCATCGAGTTCATCCCGCCGAACAGCAGCCCGCCGACCATCATGCCGGTGAGCATGTCCGAGCCGCGCCAGCTGTTGTAGTAACCCTGAGCCCAGGGCGCGTACGCCGGTCCACCCTCCCAGTACGGCACCCGGCGGGCGCCCATCTGCACGGTGCGGATATACGGGTCCGCACCGGCGAGCACGCGCTCGGCATCGGCCGCGCAGGCCGGCACATCGCGTACCGAGCCCCCGGGCGGCGCCCACTGCACGTTCTGCGCCGACGGGCCATGTGCCGGGTTGAAGAAGCAGGGCGGCCGCTTCTGCGGCAGCGGCTGGTTGGCGACCCGCGCCTTGACGCAGGCGATGGCATAGCGACCGTCCTCGAGGATCTCGGTGACGTGCCGGATCTCCTCTGGCCGGCGTACCGCCGCCAGGGACGTCTTGGCGTCCTCATAGGCATCCAGGGCCCGCTGGTAGTCCTGCTGCATCGCCTCGTCCAGCGGCCGTCCGGCCACGTCGACGTCCAGTCGCTGCAGTTCCTCACCGAACTTGGTGACGTCCTCGTCGGCGGCCCGCTTGGACGTGGCCAGTTGGCTCTCCAGTTCGGCGCGCTCGGTGGCCTCCCGGCGCTTGGTCTGCTTGCGGCCGTAGACCAGGGCACTACCGCCGACCACGACGAGGATCAACAGCAGGACGATCGATTCCATGGATTCCAGTGTGCCAAGGCGGTTCGGTCGACCCGGTGCCCGATCGGACAATTTAAGCCATTCTTGGAGTCCGGTCTCGGGTTTCAGTCGACGATCTCGCAGATCACCGAGCCGCTGGTGACCGTCGCGCCGACCTCGGCCGACAGACCGCTGACCCGGCCCGACCGGTGTGCGGACAGGGGCTGCTCCATCTTCATCGCCTCGAGCACGACGATCAGCTCACCCTCGGCGACCTGGTCACCGTCCGAGGCCACCACCTTGACGATGGTGCCCTGCATGGGCGACGTCAACGCGTTGCCCGAGGCCGCCGCGGAGGCCGTGCGCTGCCGCTTGGGCTTCCTGGTCCGTGCAGGTGCCGGCTGCGCGGTGGCGGCGATCCCGGCCGGCATGGCCACCGCGAACCGCTTGCCGTTGACCTCGACGACGACGGTCGTCTTGTCCTGCGAGTCGGGTGCGGCGGCGACCTCGCTGTCGTAGGGCGGGATCCGGTTGTCGAAGTCGGTCTCGATCCAGCGCGTGTGCACGGCGAAATCACCGTCCGCCGCGACGAACGCCGGGTCACCGAGCACGGCCCGATGGAACGGTACGACCGTCGGCATGCCGTCGATCCGCAACTCCGCCAGGGCTCGCCGGCTGCGGGCGATCGCCTCCGCCCGATCGGCGCCGGTGACGATGACCTTGGCGACCAGCGAGTCGAAACTGCCGGGCACCGTCATCCCGGTCCGGTAGCCCTCGTCGACCCGGACTCCCGGCCCGGACGGCGGCTGCCAGGTGGTCAGCGTGCCGGGCGCGGGCATGAAGTTGCGGCCGGCATCCTCGGCGTTGATCCGGAACTCGATCGAGTGCTTGGTGATCACCGGATCACCGATCTCGAGCTTCTCGCCGTCGGCGATCCGGAACATCATCCGCACCAGGTCAAGTCCGGTGACCTCCTCCGATACCGGATGCTCCACCTGCAGGCGGGTGTTCACCTCGAGGAAGGAGATGGTGCCGTCCGGTCCGACCAGGAACTCACACGTCCCGGCACCGACGTAGCCCGCCTCGGCGAGGATCGCCTTGGACGCGGTGTAGAGCGTGGCCCGCTGTTCATCACTGAGGAAGGGCGCCGGGGCCTCCTCGACGAGCTTCTGGTTGCGGCGCTGCAGCGAACAGTCCCTGGTGGAGACGACGATCACGTTGCCGTGCTGGTCGGCCAGGCACTGGGTCTCGACATGCCGCGGACGATCGAGGAACCGCTCCACGAAGCACTCACCCCGGCCGAAGGCGGTGACCGCCTCGCGGACCGCGGACTCGTAGAGCTGGGGAATCTCCTCGATCGTCCTGGCCACCTTCAACCCGCGCCCCCCACCGCCGAACGCGGCCTTGATCGCGACCGGGAGGCCGTACTCCTCGGCGAAGGCGACCACCTCGGCGGCATCCTCGACCGGGTCCGCCGTGCCCGGCACCAACGGCGCGCCGACCTTCTGGGCGATGTGCCGGGCGCGCACCTTGTCACCGAGCGCGTCGATCGCCGGCGGCGGCGGTCCGATCCAGGTCAACCCCGCGTCGATCACCGCCTGTGCGAAGGCCGAGTTCTCGGCGAGGAAACCGTAGCCGGGATGGACCGCGTCGGCGCCGCTGCGGCGGGCGATGTCGATCAGCTTCGGGATGTCCAGGTAGGTCTCGGCCGGAGTGCTGCCGCCCAGGGCGTACGCCTCATCGGCCAGCTGCACGAACAACGAGTCGGCGTCGGGTTCGGCGTAGACCGCGACGGCGGTCAGCCCGGCGTCTGCGGCGGCACGAATCACCCGGACGGCGATCTCGCCGCGATTGGCGACCAGGACCTTGTGCATGCGACCTCCCCTGTTGACCTCACGGAGTCTAAGGGCTGGCACGCCACCGCAACCGCAGGCCGTCGCCGGGACGCAGCTGCGCGATGCGGTCGCAGTCCGCTGCCGGCACCACGCCGACCACCGGGTACCCGCCGGTGACCGGATGATCGGAACCAAAGATCAATGGCAGGCCCGATGGCGGCACCTGGACGGCACCTCGGATGATGCCCTCGCTGGGCAACTCCGCCGTGACCCGGCGGCCCAGCGGCGCTCCCTGCAACCGCACACCGGTGCGGTCGGAGTCGTTGCTGACGGTCCACACCCGGTCGGCCAGGATTTGCACGGCCTTCGGGGTCAGCCAGTCGGTGCGTGGCCCGGGCGTCAGGGCCACCTCGAGCGGGTCATCGGATGGCGGCGTGCGCACCAGGCCGATATGGGGGAAGGGCAGCGGCGTCCGTCCGACCGGCAGTCGGGTGCCGGGTTGCAGCGGTGCCGGACCGAGTCCGGAGAGCAGATCTGCGGAGCGACTGCCGAGTACGGGTGGGACGTCGATGCCGCCGCGGACGGCCAGATAGTTGCGCAGCCCGGCTGTTGGCGCCCTCACCTCCAGCCGGTCACCAGGACGCAGGTGTACGGCGTGGTGGGAGGCGTCGGGCCGGGCGTTGATCACCAGCGTTGTGGTCGCCCCGGCCACGGCGGCCCAGATCGGGCGTTCGGTGGAGACGACAAGGCCGCCGTGCAGCACCTCGATGGCCGCGAAGCCCTCGGGGTTGCCGACCAGGCGGTTGGCCGCCCGCAGGCCGTGCCGGTCGGCGGCTCCGGAGGGCGGGACGCCGAGGTGGGCGTACCCGGACCGGCCGAGATCCTCGATCAGCGCCAGTGGCCCGGTCTGTTCGATGATGATCATGGCGTCAGCCGGCGGAAGCGGACGCGGGTGCCGGGGGCGAGCACGGCCGGCGGCTCGGCGGTGACGTCGAACAGTGGCGCGTCGGTGCTGCCGATCAGCTGCCAACCTCCGGGGCTCGGGGCCGGATAGACAGCGGACCAGTGATCGGCCAGTGCGACGGAACCGGCGGGCACCCTGGTCCGCGGAGAGGCCCGGCGTGGCACCGGAAGCGGCCGCTCGGTCGGGGACAGGTAGCCGAAGCCGGGGGAGAAGCCGCAGAACGCCACCACCCAGTCCTGACCGGTGTGGTGGTTGATCAACTCCTCGGCGTCGAGGCCGAGTCGTTCGGCGAGAGCGGCGAGATCGGGTCCGTCGTACCGGACGTCGATGGCCACGAGGCCGGCGTCGCCGGCCGGAACCGGCGGCGGTTCGATCTCGATCAGGGTGCCGGCGAGTTCGGTCGGCAGCGGGGCGGACAATTGGAGAAGCAAGGTGCGTGCGCCGGGAACGATCCCTGAGATCTCAGGCCGGTCCTGCTGGTGCAGCCAGTGCAGCAGCCGCCGGCTGTCCTCCAGATCCCCACATTCCAGCAGCCGCGCCGTGTCGCCGTAGGGGAGCAGGCGTCGAGTCATCACCGGGCCTTCAGAGGAACGGCGCGATCTCGATGCCCGCAGCAGTGAGCGCGGAGCGGACGGTCTGCGCCATGGTCACCGCGCCCGGCGAATCGCCGTGTGTGCAGAAGGATTCCGCGACCTGCTCGCGTGCCGCGGCAACGGCACGCTCGGCTGCAGCCTCGGGGTCGATGATCAGCGCATCCGGTTGTCGGCGGTCGACCAGCCTGCCGTCGGGGGTGTAGTTGCGGTCGATGAAGTACTCGGTCACGGTACGGATGCCGCTGTCCTCGGCGATCTTCAGCACCAGCGACCCGGGCAGGCCGAGCAGCGGAAGCGGCTCCGGGAGCGCCAGCAGCGCGTCGACCACCGCACGCGCCTGGGGCTCATGATCGACGATGGCGTTGTAGAGCGCGCCGTGCGGTTTGACGTAGGCGACCCGGCCGCCGGCGCTGCGGGCGAGGGCGTCCAGTGCGCCGATCTGGTAGATGATCTCGGCAGTCAGTTCCGCCGGGTCGATGTCGATGAACCGTCGGCCGAAACCGGCAAGATCGCGATAGCCGATCTGGGCACCGATCACGACACCGCGCGCCACCGCCTCGCGGCAGGTCACCAACAGGCTCTGCGGGTCACCGGCATGGAAACCGGTGGCGACGTTGGCGCTGGTGATCAACTGCAGCATCGCCGCGTCGTCGCCGACTTGCCACTGGCCGAAGGATTCACCGAGGTCGGCGTTGAGGTCGATGGTCACCCTTGCCAGAATAGGCGCGGAACAGGCGTGGGGCTCGTCCAAGTATGAGTTGGACGAGCCCCACTTGTTGGCCAGGACTGATGACGCTTCCGGCCTCACCGTTGATCCTGCGATCACCCCGGCCCGTCATCGACCGGGCGGCGAGTCGAAACCCGCCGGATGGATCGTGGTCTTCATCGGATCCCGCTCCCCTTGCGGGGTGCGTGAGAGAAGTTCTACTCGCACCGCGAGCCGAACGCAACCCCAACGGACAAAGAAGATCCGGGAATTTCCCGGCGCGCCGATCCGTCCACAACGCGGGGTCCCTCATCCACCGAAATGCCGACCTTGTGCACAGGTGGCGCGCTCAACCTGGGGATACTCTGTGCCCATGGAACAGCCGCCGCCCGATACCAAGGATTGGACGTGGACGATCCAACTGCGTTGTCCCGAGTGCGGTCTGGAGGCCGGCACCATCGACGTCCCCGGGGTCGCTGATCGTCTGGAGGCCGCGGCGGTCGAGTGGGTGCAGATCCTCACCCAGAACCCTGCCGCGGATCGGAGACCGTCACCTCGGATCTGGTCGCCGCTGGAATACGGCGCGCACGTCCGGGACGCGATCGAGTTGTACGACGCCCGCTTGGTGATGATGTTGATCGAGGACACTCCGACGTTCAAGAACTGGGACCAGGACGAGGCCGCCATCGTCGGCGACTACGCACGTCTCGACCCGGATCGGGTGGCGGAAGAGATCGCCGGCTACAGCGCGACCCTGGTGGCCAGGATCCGCGCCCTGGAGGATTCCCAGCTCGACCGTCGCGGTACCCGGTCCGACGGAGCGGAGTTCACCGTGCGGACCTTCCTGCAGTATCTGCTGCACGACATCGTCCATCACCTGTGGGATGTCACCGGGCAGCAGGCCGAGGTCTGATGCGCGGCCCGGTCCTCGAGAAGGGATCCCGATGGCGTACCAGCTGAGCAAGGAACACCAGGACTTCCGGGCGGTGATGGCCGAGTTCGCGGCCGCCGAGGTTGCACCGTACGCCGCCGACTGGGACGCCGAACACCGGTTCCCGGTTGAGGCGGTCGGCAAGCTGGGTGATCTGGGCGTCTTCGGACTGCACGCGCCCCAGGAGTACGGCGGTGCCGGTGACTTCTCCAGCCTGTGCATCGCGATCGAGGAGGTGGGCCGGGCCGACCAGTCGCTCGGAATCACCATCGAGGCGGGCGTCGGACTGGGGATCAATCCCATCGCCACCTTCGGCAACGAAGATCAGAAGACCCGCTGGCTGCCGGATCTGGTCGCCGGGCGCGCGCTGGCGGGATTCGGGCTGACCGAGCCGGAGAACGGATCGGACGCCGCCGCCACCAGGACCCGGGCCGAACTGGTCGACGACGAGTGGGTGATCAACGGCGCCAAGCAGTTCATCACCAATTCCGGAACCGAGCTCACCTCCCTGGTCACGGTCACCGCCCGGA
This window harbors:
- a CDS encoding biotin-dependent carboxyltransferase family protein, which codes for MIIIEQTGPLALIEDLGRSGYAHLGVPPSGAADRHGLRAANRLVGNPEGFAAIEVLHGGLVVSTERPIWAAVAGATTTLVINARPDASHHAVHLRPGDRLEVRAPTAGLRNYLAVRGGIDVPPVLGSRSADLLSGLGPAPLQPGTRLPVGRTPLPFPHIGLVRTPPSDDPLEVALTPGPRTDWLTPKAVQILADRVWTVSNDSDRTGVRLQGAPLGRRVTAELPSEGIIRGAVQVPPSGLPLIFGSDHPVTGGYPVVGVVPAADCDRIAQLRPGDGLRLRWRASP
- a CDS encoding allophanate hydrolase subunit 1, which codes for MTRRLLPYGDTARLLECGDLEDSRRLLHWLHQQDRPEISGIVPGARTLLLQLSAPLPTELAGTLIEIEPPPVPAGDAGLVAIDVRYDGPDLAALAERLGLDAEELINHHTGQDWVVAFCGFSPGFGYLSPTERPLPVPRRASPRTRVPAGSVALADHWSAVYPAPSPGGWQLIGSTDAPLFDVTAEPPAVLAPGTRVRFRRLTP
- a CDS encoding NAD-dependent protein deacetylase — encoded protein: MRATNLRFGADWLPSPPEVLARPLDDQLDDLASLINGRSWTALTGAGISTDSGIPDYRGPESPRATPMMYDEFVGSHKARQRYWARSFLGWPRMRTAEPNAGHRALAELAAYGLNGLITQNVDGLHHAAGSEPVIDLHGRITKIICLDCGQLTERADHQQRLLDLNPQIAGSEEDLRHAEFRPDGDAVVDDWSDFRVAPCLNCGGVLKPDVIFFGESVPKERVQRCYDLIDSSEALLVAGSSLAVMSGLRFVRHDARRGRPVIIVNRGATRGDDLANLRIDAGTSEVLTGLVARLRDGYRPVGH
- a CDS encoding LamB/YcsF family protein yields the protein MTIDLNADLGESFGQWQVGDDAAMLQLITSANVATGFHAGDPQSLLVTCREAVARGVVIGAQIGYRDLAGFGRRFIDIDPAELTAEIIYQIGALDALARSAGGRVAYVKPHGALYNAIVDHEPQARAVVDALLALPEPLPLLGLPGSLVLKIAEDSGIRTVTEYFIDRNYTPDGRLVDRRQPDALIIDPEAAAERAVAAAREQVAESFCTHGDSPGAVTMAQTVRSALTAAGIEIAPFL
- a CDS encoding DUF2231 domain-containing protein is translated as MARSTRGRGLIAKDPIHVRLMKRVETTPALNPGVGLLRRVAEPLTGSPARTRALQGNWTGHAIHPPLTDVPIGAWVSASLLDLLGGRSARPAATRLIGLGILATVPTVLTGLAEWRSIDPESQRVGVLHASVNSVALSLYTASWFARHRDRHGNGVLLALAGGSVAGLGAYLGGHLTEVRKISTRHPGFDR
- a CDS encoding DinB family protein encodes the protein MEQPPPDTKDWTWTIQLRCPECGLEAGTIDVPGVADRLEAAAVEWVQILTQNPAADRRPSPRIWSPLEYGAHVRDAIELYDARLVMMLIEDTPTFKNWDQDEAAIVGDYARLDPDRVAEEIAGYSATLVARIRALEDSQLDRRGTRSDGAEFTVRTFLQYLLHDIVHHLWDVTGQQAEV
- a CDS encoding biotin carboxylase N-terminal domain-containing protein → MHKVLVANRGEIAVRVIRAAADAGLTAVAVYAEPDADSLFVQLADEAYALGGSTPAETYLDIPKLIDIARRSGADAVHPGYGFLAENSAFAQAVIDAGLTWIGPPPPAIDALGDKVRARHIAQKVGAPLVPGTADPVEDAAEVVAFAEEYGLPVAIKAAFGGGGRGLKVARTIEEIPQLYESAVREAVTAFGRGECFVERFLDRPRHVETQCLADQHGNVIVVSTRDCSLQRRNQKLVEEAPAPFLSDEQRATLYTASKAILAEAGYVGAGTCEFLVGPDGTISFLEVNTRLQVEHPVSEEVTGLDLVRMMFRIADGEKLEIGDPVITKHSIEFRINAEDAGRNFMPAPGTLTTWQPPSGPGVRVDEGYRTGMTVPGSFDSLVAKVIVTGADRAEAIARSRRALAELRIDGMPTVVPFHRAVLGDPAFVAADGDFAVHTRWIETDFDNRIPPYDSEVAAAPDSQDKTTVVVEVNGKRFAVAMPAGIAATAQPAPARTRKPKRQRTASAAASGNALTSPMQGTIVKVVASDGDQVAEGELIVVLEAMKMEQPLSAHRSGRVSGLSAEVGATVTSGSVICEIVD